One stretch of Candidatus Nitrosotenuis cloacae DNA includes these proteins:
- the artG gene encoding thaumarchaeosortase, which yields MQNRSITFAIIIIVSPVLFALAYYPDSFSLSWNQGRGGFLFAMAFVAAELIGIKTIVSQKRVLMTIPFAVAVFAYLISLDFGLREYIQEGAKSYNVNLIHSWTWMWDFVVMATFVIAAVTILFGKRWIRIAPAGPIFLCGSAIILSLDAFFPYDTLGPLQYIVPYFVKANVGIINFFDLGTAIARNNLMFLKGEHGSMALQVFWPSAGVHSVIIYSLVMMAFLLKMNIAPRRKAMYFAIGIAGTIGVNMIRIFSLSLFVLKVSTNPVEFEEFHGIAGEIMFLPWLFAFLFAVTAIETRRIKKLSA from the coding sequence TTGCAAAATCGTTCCATTACATTTGCCATTATAATTATAGTCAGTCCTGTACTGTTTGCCCTTGCCTATTATCCTGACTCGTTTTCTCTGAGCTGGAACCAAGGAAGGGGAGGATTTTTGTTTGCAATGGCATTTGTTGCAGCAGAATTAATTGGCATCAAAACCATAGTGTCACAAAAAAGAGTTCTAATGACGATTCCATTTGCTGTAGCTGTCTTTGCTTATTTGATATCGCTTGACTTTGGATTAAGAGAATACATCCAGGAAGGCGCAAAATCATACAATGTAAACCTGATTCACTCCTGGACTTGGATGTGGGACTTTGTTGTAATGGCAACCTTTGTGATTGCTGCCGTAACCATACTATTTGGCAAAAGATGGATTAGAATCGCACCAGCTGGTCCAATCTTTTTGTGCGGAAGCGCCATCATACTATCCTTGGATGCGTTTTTCCCATATGATACGCTAGGGCCTCTACAATACATTGTGCCATATTTTGTCAAGGCAAATGTTGGAATAATCAATTTCTTTGATCTTGGGACCGCAATAGCCAGAAACAACCTGATGTTCCTAAAAGGTGAGCATGGTTCAATGGCACTGCAAGTGTTTTGGCCTTCTGCTGGAGTTCACAGCGTTATCATCTATTCCTTGGTGATGATGGCATTTTTGCTAAAGATGAACATTGCCCCAAGGCGCAAGGCAATGTACTTTGCAATAGGTATTGCCGGAACCATAGGTGTCAACATGATTAGAATATTCTCGCTGTCTCTGTTTGTGCTCAAGGTCTCAACAAATCCGGTTGAATTTGAGGAATTTCACGGAATCGCAGGCGAGATAATGTTCTTGCCGTGGCTCTTTGCGTTCTTGTTTGCAGTAACTGCAATAGAGACTAGGCGCATCAAGAAATTGTCTGCCTAA